The genomic stretch GTTCTCCATTGATGTAGAACCGAACAACGAATTCTACGGACGCATACTTCAGATGGGAGCAGGATTAGAGGTTGTTTCACCAGATTCCGTTCGGAAAGAAATTGCGCAACGAGTACGTGATTTAGCCAATTTGTATCCTCACGAAAAATAGCGGAATGGTTCCAAAATAAGAGGAACCATTATACTCACTTCCACTTGATTTTATTAACTAAAAACGCGTTACTTTTGCAGCGTCAAACTTCGACACCACCTCGGAGTTGACGCTGCAAATCGTTGGTGGGGTACAACAAAATCTGCACACTATGAAACAAGCAACAAACAGCAGCAAGAACTCTATGAACAAGAAAGCAAGCCAAAAGCAATTCGCAACAAACAGGAAGGCAGAAGCAAATGCTCACCATAAGGTCAACAAGAAATGGGAGTTGATAAAGAATACCCCTCGATATCGCTCTGCATTAGCAAAAGAAGTGTGTGAAACTATCACCAAGAAAATAGAAATAGAAGTCCTAAACGGAATACTCCTCAATCTAAACATCAGGAGTCAGGCTAAGACTCCAAATGTACAGAACCGCATACTGAGACGTATAATCGAAAAGCGTCAGGCACAAGCAAATCACAAGAAACATGGACGCACAAATGATCTCACCTTGATGTACGTTTCCATAATCTGCACAAGCCGCTGCATGGAAGCCATTCGTAAGAAACGGGTTGCCGCATAACCTAACAAGAAACAACGTATTGGTTCCAAGTACAAAGGAACCAATACTCTTGAAAAAGGTTTAGGTCGGTACATAAAAACCATATAACTTCGCACTGCAATTCCGAGAGAGTTGGTTTTGTTTTACATTATTTATCAAAACAGAGGTGGCGGCCCATTCCGCTAAACAGACAAAATCGAAAGAATATGAATACATCACTCGCACTCGTTGCCGCAAAGGCACTCCCAGCCCTCTCGGGCAGTTCCCTCACCTACAACCCAGAGAAGAACGTGTTCCTCACCCTTGGTTATACCAGCGCAGCAGGAAATACCTACTACAAAGCAATCCGGTTCTCTAACCGACTGGCCGTATATTACCACATAGGTGAAGGATATGCTCACACCTTCTTGAACGGCATTACGCTTTTCGCATGGAACGGGCAGAAAGCGAATATCATTGCACAAAAATTTTGGGGCGGCTGCAATTGGAGATGCTTCAACGAGCGAACGGCCAAAGAGGAAAGCATTGTCATGCTGAAGGACTTCCTTGCAGGACAGGCAAAGGCTATGGGAAGTATCATTGCTGACAGCCAGCTACTCGCCTTCTCCAGAAACATGATTGAAGAAACGCAGCAGAAGTTGCTCCAATAAGCTGATAAGCAAGAAAAAAGTAACCAAGTCCATAAACTAAGAAAAACTAACAAGAGATGGCATCACTTGCAAAAGCAATCAACAAAGACTTGTTCGACAAGATTCTGCCAACATTTGGCAACCCAAGAGTTCACGTCCCTGTGTGGGATGAAGGTCAGAAAATGTTCCTTTGCGAGGAATATGAAAGTGGTAACGGACATCGCTACTACAAAGGCGTACGATTCTGCGACCGTATTGTCATTGTGGAGAAAGTGGGGCTTTACCACACTTGGACTTACATCGACAGCATTGAGGTCTATGCCTTCAACGGTACAAGACTGGAACTTGTGCAGAAACGTGACTACGACAAGACGTTCCGTAACGAAGAATTCATCCGTCAAGAGTCGGAAACCATGGTATGCAACTACTTCGAAGGCGTTCTGAAAGCACAGAGGTCAGCTATGCCAAAGGAACAGCTCGAAGCACAAGCCAAAAGCATCATCGAAGGGTGCTACAAGAGTTTTCTCGATAACGACTTCAACACACGCCTCACCCAAATCCTTCCACAACTTGAACAGAAATAGAACATGCAGAATACCCAGATAGACCCACTGAATCACGAACAGCAACTTGCGTATGAACTTGTTGCCAACACAAATTCCAGTTTCTTCCTAACGGGACGTGCTGGTAGTGGTAAGACAACCTTCCTCCACAACGTTCAGAAGTTGGTTGGGAAGCAGTTCATCACTCTTGCCCCAACAGGTGTAGCAGCCATCCTTGCCGGGGGTGACACCATTCACTCTTTTTTCGGTCTTCCGATGGAGATTTGTACTCCTGGAACATGCGGAAAGATGAACGAGGCAAAAATCCTCACTCTTATCCATGCAGATAGCATCATCATTGACGAGGTATCAATGGTAAAATGTGATGTGATGGATGCTATCGACTATACCATGCGCAAGGCTCTCAGAAACAACACTCCATTCGGAGGCAAGCAAATGATTTTTGTTGGCGACATGTTCCAGTTGCCTCCTGTCGTAAGGCAAGGACCAGAAAAAGATCTGTTGAAAGACTTGTATCACACGGAAGACTTCTTCTTTTATAAGTCGAATGCCATTAAGCGCATGCGACTCGTAAAGATTGAGTTTCAGAAGGTGTATCGTCAGGATGATGCACACTTTCTTCACATTTTGGAGAATGTGCGCATGAATAAGGTAACTCCAGAGGACATCACGCATCTTAATGATCGCGTACGCGTGCCAAATGAGGAAGACGGTGCTGTCATCACCTTAGCTTCCATCAACAAGACTGCTGACAAGATTAACCTTCAGCGACTGGAGGAGATTGAAGCAGAGGAGTTCGTGTACGAAGGTACTGTTGACGGAACTTTCGAGGAGAAACGTTTTCCTGTAGAACTGAAACTTCGCTTGAAAGTTGGTGCACAGGTGATGTTCACACGCAACGATCTGCAAAAACGTTGGGCAAACGGTACGCTCGGAAAGGTGACCAAACTCACCAAGGACGAGATAAGCGTCACGCTCAACAATGGCGAGACGTATGTTGTGCCTTGCTGCTCTTGGGAATCGTATAGCTACGACTATAACAAGGAAGAACGTAAGATGAAGAAGGAGTTGACAGGTACCTTCACCCAATATCCTCTGAAACTGGCATGGGCAATTACAATACACAAGAGCCAGGGCATGACTTTCGACAAGCTTTCGCTTGATCTGAGCCGAGGGATGTTCGCAGCTGGCCAACTCTATGTGGCACTCAGCCGTGTACGTACACTGGAAGGTCTTTATCTCTCAAAAAACATTATTCCTCAGTATGCTCACACTAGCCGTGAAGTCCTTACTTACGCAAGCGAGTACAATAACGAACAGCAGATCGATAACGAGATTGAGAGCGGAAAGGCAGTTTATAGTGCTCTTCAGCAGAATGACTACGACGAAGCAGCAAAGCAGTATCTGATGCTCGTGACAAAGAAAGCTGAGAATGGCGACTTCAAGGAGGCGATGCAGCAGGCAAAACGTTTCCTGGACATACTAGTATGTGACGAGCATCTGTATGGTTTGATAGAGGACATTCCGGAAAATCTTCTTCATACGAGCCATTGGGCTCCGAAGTTCATTGCAGCCTTGCTGAGTCTTTACGCTCAGAAGTACAAGGATGCCTTGATTCTTATCGGCGAGGTTCTTGAAAGACATCAATGTGCAGAGGCACTATACATTAAATCGCGTGCCTTGGCAAAACTTGAACGCTACACAGAAGCAGACGATACCAACTGCCAGTTGGCGAATGTGTTTGAAATGGCAACACCTGATGCAAAGGTTCTTTTCATGATTGCCATACTCAATGAGATGCACATAGGAGACCCTGGACTTGACCTTATGCGAAAGTTGGTGGAAGCACGACCAAAGTACGACCTCGGCATCCTCGCCTTGCGCACATTGATGCAGAGACATGGTTTACAACTCGACAAGTTGTCGGACAATAACTGTGAGTTAGTGGACCTTTTCAATTCTGATGCTACAGAAGAGGAATTCCTTGCCGAACTGAAGGTGTGCCGCGAGAAAGCACCTAAAGCAATTACTTACCTGATTCGTCGAATCAAGAAGCAGGTATTCAACGAAGAGCAACCCGTCGATGAGTGACGGGAAACTCTTCTCATACCTCAAAATAGAAACATAGAAAAACTAAGGCGCGTTTTCCTGTAAATATATGTGGCTATTTTTTATTTCTCCTATATTTTTGATTGCTGGCATTAGGGTGCTCAGGATTGGTCATTTCAAGATAGCCAGCTTCGACAAGGGCCATGATGTATGTCTGTATGTTCTTGCTATGATATGTCACACCCGCTCTTTCGAGAATTTCCTTGCTGCTACGTGGTACACTACAAAAGTTTACTATATCCTTCTGCTTATTTGTTATTTTAGGACGTTTAGTGTCAGAGTCGGCATTGAAAGTGTCAGAGTCGGAATCTAAGTCAGTGTCAGAGTGTCTAAGTTTAGTGTCAGAGTCTGTATTAAAAGTGTCAGAGTTGGTATCTAAGTTGGTGTCAGAGTGTCCAAGTTTAGTAACTAAGTTGCCATTTACTTGGTTACTTTCTTCGGTTGCTTGGTTACTATTTTCGCCAACTTGGTCACTTCCTTTGCTAACTTGGTTACCTCTTGGCCTATTTATCGTAATCACGAACTCATTAGTCCTGTCATTGTTGTTGAACGAAACATTCATATCCTCAGATAAGGCACGAAGCATACCGCTACCTGCTCCTGTGTAGGGAAGCAAGTGGATGGCATTTGTGAAGAGGAACATATTGCGTGGCATGGAAGTTCCCACAACAATGTCATCTATGGTAAGCCCATTGGGAAGAGTTCCGGGACTGTGTATCTCCACCCTATCATCAAAAATGAAGATGCGGATAGGAGCAGTCGCATTCAGTGAGCGATGCACTAAAGCATTTACGGTAAATTCAACAAGGCTGATGTATGGAATCTCCAATGCTCCTTGCGAGTTAAACTCATGCCCGACTTGTATATGACGTAAGTTTCGGTTGAAGAAATCCATAATGGTTTCAAACTGATGAAGCAGATTACCCTCAATGTCGGCATCATTCACCTTATCGCGGAACTGTGTACCGCCAAGATTGTTGCCCACAAAGCAGATACACTTTGCTGTCATGGCTGGAAGCCAACGCTGGGTGTACTTGCCAAACAGTAACATTGCAGCCACTGTAATTTTTCCATCGGGCCGGATGAAACGTAGATTACGCAGCAGTTTCTCCCCATCGTGCCCACTGGCAATTGCAGAGCAGACAGTATTTAAAGAGGCTTCACGTAAAGCATCGCCTACCCAACCCTTTCTCACCAATGCTTTTTCAAACTTGTTGCTTAGGAAATTTTTGATGGTATTCTCGTCCAAGTCCTTAATCGTAGCATCCCGAACCCCAGCTTCATCAGGCGAGAAACTGCCGCAGTCGGTCATCATCTCGGCAAGTTCGGCATTATCGAACACCTTGCGCTTGTCGGCACCGTTCTTCACCCACACAATACCCCGATTGTCGTGGTAAGGCTTATTCACCCCTTCTTTAATATGAGCCACAACAAGGCTTCCGCCATCCACGGAAATAGTTTCTACATCAACAAGGATGGCAGGAACAACATTCTCTGATGCGATGTTGCTAAGTGTGTTCGTGGTTTCCTGTACTTCCAGATATGACAAAGGATTGAGACTGCCGGTTTTGTCCTTCACACCAACGACCAATGTTCCACCACGTACATTGCTGAATGCCACCAATTCGCAGCCGATGTCGTAGCTGTCAAGGAGCCGTTCTTTGAACTGCATCTTACTGACCTCGCCAGACTTTATCTGTTGGATAATATCTATTTCATTCATTTTTTCAAATGTTTTTGGTTGAGTAGTCTACCTGCATCAATATTCAAAGCTTCTGCTATTCGCAGGAGGTTTCTTGCGTCAGGCTGCATGGTATTCGTCACCCATTTGGAGACAGTAGCCCTGTCTTTTCCTAATTGCTCTGCCAGCCACTTACTACTTTTTTGTTCTTCAGCAAGCACAATCTTCAGCCTGTTAATCATTTCTTTTTCCATAAAAGACATTCCTTTCGGTGTAAAGGTACAAATAAACCCAGAGAATCAAGATGAAATATATCAAAAAAGAGTATTTATACGACAAATAATTGGCTATAGCACCAATCAAATCCCCTTACTTATTGATTTATATGTGAAAGGATGATTGAGTTGATAAAAATTTAAATTAATTTTGTATGTTCACTCCTGAGAAAAACTCGTTTCAGACACACTTAAAGAAACACTACTGTTAAAAATAAACGTATGGGCAAAATATATAATATTAAAGCATAATGAAACTCATTAAGGCCAATAATCTCAAACGATGGGCAGACACGTTGGAAATCCGGGGTTTGCTTTCTGAGTTAATACGCCGATTGGTGCATGTAACCAAGCCGCATCTTTCAAAGGTGTACATACCGACTGAAGAAAGCACTCATTCTGCCGGATGGGATGGCATTGTTATTTCTGAAGATAATGACACTTATCTGCCAGCTGGTACATGTCTTATTGAAATGGGAACAAATGAGAATGTTGCGGCAAAAGCTAATGACGATTATACAAAACGTACAAAAGACTCTTTAGGATTTGAGAAAGAAGAATGTACTTTCGTTTTCATCACTCCTCGCGAATGGCCAAAAGCTCCATCTTGGGAAACAGACAAAAACAAACTGAATGAGTGGAAAAAGGTTAAAGTGATAACAGCTGTAGAATTGGAAGATTGGTTGTCTTATTATCCTTCTGTTGCTTTATGGCTGACAGAAAAACTTAACATCTCCCATAGGGTGAAGATTCAGAGCATAGAATCATATTGGCACCAATGGTCAACCAACGACAAAGGGCAGCAACTTTGTTATAGTGTTGCCATTGGAGGACGTAAGGAATCTGTCAAAGAACTTTTGGAGAAAACAGAAAATCATATTGCGATAGATGTTTGTTCCCATTCTATAGAAGAATCGCTTGCATTTGTCGTGGCTGCTATATTACAATACGGAGATGACAGCCTTAAAAATAGAGTGCTTTTTGCGAAAGACAATGAAACCACAGGCTTATTGGCTTCACAATGTTCCAATATGGTTATTATCTCTAGTGGAGATGATAAAAACATTGATCCAAACGAGAATTGTTTGGTCTATGTTGCACATCCATCTTCAAGAAGTAAAAGTGGAGTGTCTATCACTCTACAGACACCAGAGCCAGACGATTTTATTAATGCTTTAAAAGAAAGCGGATTTAATGAAACGCAAGCAAGGCAGCTTTGTTCTGATACAGGGCGAAGCACAGCTATCTTGAGAAGAAAACTTGGTTTTGAACGCAATAATCCTGATTGGGCGAAGCCTGAAAATATCAGCCGATTACTTCCGGCTTTTCTGATTGGGCGTTGGCTGAATAATCAGGAAGGAGACAAAAAATTAATTGAGGAGCTTTCAGGGATCGAATATTGCCAATTCGAAAATCTTATTCAGACATTTGCTAAAGGCAACGATAGTCCTTTGGGACTTATTGATAGTCTATGGTATGTTATATCTCCATTTGACGCTATAAATTATGCAATAGATTTTATCACACCCCAATACTTGGATAGATTCTCTGCTATTATTGACAAAGTCGCAAATGATATTGACCTTGATGACAAAAAGGCAGCCACGACTGATTCCTTATTCTGGCAAAAACATAATACGAAGTATAGCTATTATGCTAAAGAAGGGGTATTCTTGACATTGGTGTTATTGGCTCTTCGAGGTGACAAAAATGCTCAACTGATTCCGTGGGTTGACGAAAAGGTTAGAGCAATATTAAATATAAACACTTTAGAATGGTGGTTTAGCTATTGCAAACATAATCTGATATCTCTCTTGGCAGAAGCTTCGCCTCAGGTTTTTATTCAGAGAATTGAAGATGATGTGATGAGCGATAATTCTATCATCCGTGAGATGTTCCGAATCAATTTTGAGCATACCTCCTTGTGGGGTAATAGCTCGCACTATGGATATGTTTTATCTGCATTGGAAGACTTGGCCTGGCCTGCAGAGAATCTTTCCAGAATTAGCCGAATCCTGTTTGAACTCTCGCCTTTAGGGAAGAAAGAAGGGTATGCTGGAAATCCT from Phocaeicola dorei encodes the following:
- a CDS encoding RNA-binding domain-containing protein codes for the protein MNEIDIIQQIKSGEVSKMQFKERLLDSYDIGCELVAFSNVRGGTLVVGVKDKTGSLNPLSYLEVQETTNTLSNIASENVVPAILVDVETISVDGGSLVVAHIKEGVNKPYHDNRGIVWVKNGADKRKVFDNAELAEMMTDCGSFSPDEAGVRDATIKDLDENTIKNFLSNKFEKALVRKGWVGDALREASLNTVCSAIASGHDGEKLLRNLRFIRPDGKITVAAMLLFGKYTQRWLPAMTAKCICFVGNNLGGTQFRDKVNDADIEGNLLHQFETIMDFFNRNLRHIQVGHEFNSQGALEIPYISLVEFTVNALVHRSLNATAPIRIFIFDDRVEIHSPGTLPNGLTIDDIVVGTSMPRNMFLFTNAIHLLPYTGAGSGMLRALSEDMNVSFNNNDRTNEFVITINRPRGNQVSKGSDQVGENSNQATEESNQVNGNLVTKLGHSDTNLDTNSDTFNTDSDTKLRHSDTDLDSDSDTFNADSDTKRPKITNKQKDIVNFCSVPRSSKEILERAGVTYHSKNIQTYIMALVEAGYLEMTNPEHPNASNQKYRRNKK
- a CDS encoding helix-turn-helix transcriptional regulator, with product MEKEMINRLKIVLAEEQKSSKWLAEQLGKDRATVSKWVTNTMQPDARNLLRIAEALNIDAGRLLNQKHLKK
- a CDS encoding AAA family ATPase, with translation MQNTQIDPLNHEQQLAYELVANTNSSFFLTGRAGSGKTTFLHNVQKLVGKQFITLAPTGVAAILAGGDTIHSFFGLPMEICTPGTCGKMNEAKILTLIHADSIIIDEVSMVKCDVMDAIDYTMRKALRNNTPFGGKQMIFVGDMFQLPPVVRQGPEKDLLKDLYHTEDFFFYKSNAIKRMRLVKIEFQKVYRQDDAHFLHILENVRMNKVTPEDITHLNDRVRVPNEEDGAVITLASINKTADKINLQRLEEIEAEEFVYEGTVDGTFEEKRFPVELKLRLKVGAQVMFTRNDLQKRWANGTLGKVTKLTKDEISVTLNNGETYVVPCCSWESYSYDYNKEERKMKKELTGTFTQYPLKLAWAITIHKSQGMTFDKLSLDLSRGMFAAGQLYVALSRVRTLEGLYLSKNIIPQYAHTSREVLTYASEYNNEQQIDNEIESGKAVYSALQQNDYDEAAKQYLMLVTKKAENGDFKEAMQQAKRFLDILVCDEHLYGLIEDIPENLLHTSHWAPKFIAALLSLYAQKYKDALILIGEVLERHQCAEALYIKSRALAKLERYTEADDTNCQLANVFEMATPDAKVLFMIAILNEMHIGDPGLDLMRKLVEARPKYDLGILALRTLMQRHGLQLDKLSDNNCELVDLFNSDATEEEFLAELKVCREKAPKAITYLIRRIKKQVFNEEQPVDE